A part of Thermotoga petrophila RKU-1 genomic DNA contains:
- the ppdK gene encoding pyruvate, phosphate dikinase has translation MAKKYVYFFANGKAEGRADMKDILGGKGANLAEMTNLGIPVPPGFTISAEVCKYYYDHGRTYPEELKEQVEEAMRRLEEVTGKKFGDPNNPLLVSVRSGAAISMPGMMDTVLNLGLNDETVKGLAKLTNNERFAYDAYRRFLQMFGDVVLKIPHEKFEKALEELKKEKGVKLDTELDAEDLKKLVERYKQIYKEEGKEFPQDPWKQLWLAIDAVFGSWMNERAIKYREIHGIKEGDLLGTAVNIVAMVFGNMGEDSGTGVAFTRDPNTGEKKPYGEFLPNAQGEDVVAGIRTPLKLEELKNRMPEVYNQLLEIMERLEKHYRDMQDIEFTIEKGKLYLLQTRSGKRTSQAAIRIAVDMVHEGLITKEEAILRVRPEDVEQVLHPVFDPKEKAQAKVIAKGLPASPGAATGKVVFNAKKAEELGKAGEQVILVRPETSPEDVGGMAVAQGILTSRGGMTSHAAVVARGMGKPAVVGAESIEVHPEEGYFKVGDVVVKEGEWISIDGTTGEVLLGKVTTIKPQGLEGPVAELLQWADEIRRLGVRTNADIPRDAEIARKFGAEGIGLCRTEHMFFEKDRIPKVRRMILAKTKEEREKALDELLPLQKEDFKGLFRVMKGLPVTIRLIDPPLHEFLPQEDEQIKEVAEQMGVSFEELKNVVENLRELNPMLGHRGCRLTITYPEIAVMQTKAIIGAAIELKKEEGIDVIPEIMIPLVGHVNELRYLKKIIKETADALIKEAGVELTYKIGTMIEVPRAAVTAHQIAEEAEFFSFGTNDLTQMTFGFSRDDVGKFLPEYLEKGILEHDPFKTLDYDGVGELVRMGKEKGRSTRPDLKVGVCGEHGGDPRSILFFDKIGLDYVSCSPYRVPVARLAAAQAALKNKK, from the coding sequence ATGGCAAAGAAATACGTGTACTTCTTCGCAAACGGTAAGGCAGAAGGCCGAGCGGACATGAAAGATATCCTCGGTGGAAAAGGTGCCAACCTCGCAGAGATGACCAACCTTGGAATTCCTGTTCCTCCCGGATTCACCATTTCTGCGGAAGTTTGTAAGTACTACTACGACCACGGAAGAACTTATCCAGAAGAACTGAAAGAACAGGTTGAAGAGGCAATGAGGAGACTCGAGGAGGTTACCGGGAAAAAGTTCGGTGACCCCAACAATCCACTCCTTGTCTCCGTCAGATCTGGTGCAGCCATTTCAATGCCTGGAATGATGGACACCGTTCTCAATCTTGGTCTCAACGATGAGACAGTGAAAGGTCTTGCAAAACTGACTAACAACGAAAGGTTTGCCTACGACGCTTACAGAAGATTCCTTCAGATGTTCGGTGATGTGGTTCTGAAGATACCTCACGAGAAATTCGAAAAGGCACTCGAAGAACTCAAGAAGGAAAAAGGTGTGAAGCTCGACACCGAACTGGATGCAGAAGACCTCAAAAAACTCGTTGAAAGATACAAACAGATCTACAAGGAAGAAGGAAAAGAATTTCCGCAGGATCCCTGGAAACAGCTCTGGCTTGCGATCGATGCGGTGTTCGGTAGCTGGATGAACGAGAGAGCTATCAAGTACAGAGAAATTCACGGAATCAAAGAGGGAGATCTCCTCGGTACGGCCGTGAACATCGTCGCGATGGTCTTTGGAAACATGGGAGAAGACTCCGGAACGGGTGTCGCTTTCACAAGAGACCCGAACACTGGAGAGAAGAAACCTTATGGAGAGTTCCTGCCCAACGCCCAGGGTGAGGACGTTGTTGCGGGTATCAGAACCCCCCTCAAACTTGAAGAGTTGAAGAACAGAATGCCGGAGGTCTACAATCAGCTCCTTGAAATAATGGAAAGACTCGAAAAACACTACAGAGACATGCAGGACATCGAGTTCACCATCGAAAAAGGGAAACTCTACCTGCTTCAGACAAGAAGTGGAAAGAGAACATCTCAGGCAGCTATCAGGATCGCCGTTGACATGGTCCACGAAGGACTCATCACCAAAGAGGAAGCTATTCTCAGAGTGAGACCTGAAGACGTCGAACAGGTGCTTCATCCTGTGTTCGATCCAAAAGAAAAGGCCCAGGCAAAAGTCATCGCGAAAGGGCTTCCTGCGTCTCCAGGTGCTGCAACGGGTAAGGTCGTTTTCAACGCCAAGAAAGCCGAAGAACTTGGTAAAGCAGGTGAACAGGTTATTCTTGTGAGACCTGAAACCAGCCCCGAAGACGTCGGAGGAATGGCCGTTGCACAGGGAATTCTGACCTCCAGAGGAGGAATGACCTCTCACGCTGCCGTTGTCGCGAGAGGAATGGGTAAGCCAGCAGTCGTCGGAGCAGAATCCATAGAAGTCCATCCTGAGGAAGGCTACTTCAAAGTGGGAGACGTCGTTGTAAAAGAAGGAGAATGGATCTCAATCGATGGAACGACCGGTGAGGTTCTCCTTGGAAAAGTGACAACAATAAAACCACAGGGTCTTGAAGGACCAGTCGCAGAACTTCTGCAGTGGGCCGATGAGATCAGAAGACTCGGTGTGAGAACCAACGCAGATATACCGAGAGACGCGGAAATTGCGAGAAAATTCGGTGCTGAAGGAATTGGGCTCTGCAGAACAGAACACATGTTCTTCGAAAAGGATAGAATACCCAAGGTTAGAAGGATGATCCTCGCAAAGACAAAAGAAGAAAGAGAAAAGGCTCTGGATGAACTTCTGCCACTTCAGAAAGAGGACTTCAAAGGATTGTTCAGGGTGATGAAAGGACTTCCTGTCACCATAAGGCTCATAGATCCTCCTCTTCACGAATTCCTGCCGCAAGAAGATGAACAGATCAAGGAAGTTGCCGAACAGATGGGAGTCTCCTTTGAGGAACTCAAGAACGTCGTGGAGAATCTCAGAGAACTCAACCCGATGCTCGGACACAGAGGTTGTAGGCTCACCATCACCTATCCTGAGATCGCTGTGATGCAGACCAAAGCAATAATTGGAGCGGCCATCGAACTCAAGAAAGAGGAAGGAATAGATGTGATACCTGAAATCATGATTCCTCTTGTGGGACACGTTAACGAACTCAGGTACCTGAAGAAGATCATCAAGGAAACGGCCGACGCTCTCATAAAAGAAGCTGGTGTCGAGCTCACTTACAAGATCGGAACCATGATCGAAGTTCCAAGGGCTGCTGTCACCGCCCATCAGATAGCGGAAGAAGCTGAATTCTTCAGCTTCGGTACCAACGACCTCACACAGATGACCTTCGGATTCAGCCGAGACGACGTTGGAAAGTTCCTGCCTGAGTACCTTGAAAAGGGCATCCTCGAACACGATCCGTTCAAGACGCTGGACTACGACGGTGTTGGAGAACTGGTGAGGATGGGTAAAGAGAAAGGAAGAAGCACAAGACCCGATCTCAAAGTTGGCGTCTGTGGAGAACACGGTGGAGATCCGAGATCCATACTGTTCTTCGACAAGATCGGACTCGACTACGTTTCCTGTTCGCCGTACAGAGTACCCGTTGCCAGACTTGCAGCAGCTCAGGCAGCTCTCAAAAACAAGAAATAA
- a CDS encoding methylenetetrahydrofolate reductase → MRKSLETGKCVVLEVLTPRGTNLDKFMEFTEEAWKTGIDAFTVTDMPMGRVRMAPWAASHLLVESGKDVLMHFTRNTRNMIRIQSDLLGCHALGVKNLLLLSGDNPSHGDYPETTSVNDIDILDLIRLTKLMNEGTDLAGNKIYGKTDFFVGGALNPFSDEDVERAKQKIEAGVDFLVTQPLFNSEVAKKIKEELNTKILASIVFFENAKQMSYFSNVPGIEIPDEIVNSAEKGDDYLKEKSFESVLRFVEETKDVLDGFYIVAIVKDLEKIRKVVEIAKS, encoded by the coding sequence TTGAGAAAATCTCTCGAGACAGGAAAATGCGTTGTTCTGGAAGTGTTGACACCAAGAGGCACAAATCTGGATAAATTCATGGAGTTCACCGAAGAAGCCTGGAAGACTGGCATCGACGCGTTCACGGTGACCGACATGCCGATGGGAAGAGTGAGAATGGCTCCCTGGGCTGCTTCCCACCTTCTTGTGGAAAGCGGAAAAGATGTTCTCATGCACTTTACGAGGAACACAAGGAATATGATAAGAATACAATCTGACCTTCTGGGCTGTCATGCCCTCGGAGTGAAGAATCTGCTCCTTCTGTCCGGAGACAATCCTTCCCACGGTGATTACCCTGAAACGACCTCCGTTAACGATATAGATATCTTAGACCTCATAAGACTCACAAAGCTCATGAACGAAGGAACAGATCTTGCCGGAAACAAGATCTATGGAAAAACAGATTTCTTCGTCGGTGGTGCGCTGAATCCCTTCAGCGATGAAGACGTAGAAAGGGCCAAACAGAAGATTGAAGCCGGCGTTGATTTCCTTGTCACCCAGCCGCTTTTCAACAGCGAGGTGGCAAAAAAGATCAAGGAAGAACTGAACACGAAAATTCTCGCTTCTATAGTTTTCTTTGAAAACGCAAAACAGATGAGCTACTTCTCGAACGTTCCTGGAATAGAAATACCCGATGAGATAGTGAATTCCGCGGAGAAGGGAGACGATTACCTGAAAGAAAAAAGCTTTGAAAGTGTGCTCAGATTCGTTGAAGAGACAAAAGATGTACTGGATGGTTTCTACATAGTGGCCATAGTGAAAGATCTCGAAAAAATCAGGAAGGTGGTAGAAATTGCCAAAAGTTGA
- a CDS encoding vitamin B12 dependent methionine synthase, activation region, protein MPKVEIDPKDIKIPNNVLKSKLGFGRAEEIPEEFRKMVKRAYEELHDVAKPVVLWRDFEVDGSLSFDNMELTGELATKHLSGSKIITVFLATLGKKVDKKIEEYFRKGEDLLAFFIDGIASEMVEYALRKVDAELRMKRSNLEGSFRISPGYGDLPLSLNKKIVEIFKDEVDVNVIEDSYVLVPRKTITAFVGWREKNEKQT, encoded by the coding sequence TTGCCAAAAGTTGAAATAGACCCAAAAGATATAAAGATTCCAAACAACGTTTTGAAGTCAAAACTCGGTTTTGGAAGAGCAGAAGAGATACCCGAAGAATTCAGGAAAATGGTGAAAAGGGCGTATGAAGAGCTTCACGATGTGGCGAAACCTGTGGTTCTGTGGCGAGATTTCGAGGTGGACGGTTCTCTCTCTTTCGACAACATGGAACTCACGGGTGAACTTGCAACGAAACACCTTTCTGGGAGTAAGATCATCACAGTTTTTCTTGCGACCCTCGGAAAAAAGGTGGACAAAAAGATAGAGGAATACTTTAGAAAAGGAGAGGATCTTCTCGCGTTCTTCATCGATGGAATCGCTTCAGAGATGGTGGAGTACGCTTTGAGAAAGGTGGATGCGGAGCTCAGAATGAAAAGATCCAACCTGGAGGGAAGTTTCAGAATTTCACCTGGTTACGGTGATCTTCCACTTTCCTTGAACAAGAAGATCGTCGAAATTTTCAAAGATGAAGTGGACGTCAATGTGATAGAAGACTCCTATGTGCTCGTTCCCAGAAAAACCATCACAGCATTCGTAGGCTGGAGGGAGAAGAATGAGAAACAGACGTGA